The Thermoflavifilum sp. genome contains a region encoding:
- the guaB gene encoding IMP dehydrogenase → MPSSSSRIWKEGLTFDDVLLVPAYSAVLPREVDITTRLTRSIRLNIPMVSAAMDTVTEAELAIALARQGGIGILHKNMPIERQAEQVRRVKRSESGMIIDPITLPETATIAEALRIMKENKIGGIPIVDHQKKLVGILTNRDLRFERDGKRPVSEVMTKENLITAPEGTDLKKAERILQQHKIEKLPVVNKKGELVGLITYRDILQLQSYPHAVKDGLGRLLVGAAVGITADMLDRVQALVQVGVDVVTLDSAHGHSKGVIEALKKIKKNFPKLPVIAGNVATGEGAKALAEAGADAVKVGVGPGSICTTRVVTGAGMPQLTAIMEAADALKGTDIPIIADGGIRYTGDMVKALAAGASCIMAGSIFAGTEESPGETIIFEGRKFKSYRGMGSLEAMAEGSKDRYFQDVEDDIKKLVPEGIVGRVPYKGMVHEVVQQFVGGLRAGMGYCGCRNIQELQQARMVKITPATVVENHPHDIIITNEAPNYWRR, encoded by the coding sequence ATGCCTTCCTCATCTTCTCGCATCTGGAAAGAAGGACTGACCTTCGACGATGTGTTGTTGGTTCCGGCTTATTCTGCTGTTTTACCCCGAGAGGTGGATATCACCACCCGGCTTACCCGCAGCATCAGGCTGAACATCCCCATGGTATCTGCAGCGATGGACACCGTCACGGAAGCCGAGCTGGCCATAGCGCTGGCGCGGCAGGGTGGCATTGGAATATTGCACAAAAACATGCCTATCGAACGACAGGCCGAGCAGGTGCGTCGGGTAAAACGCAGCGAGAGCGGAATGATCATCGACCCGATTACCCTGCCGGAAACGGCCACCATCGCCGAAGCCCTGCGCATCATGAAGGAAAATAAAATCGGCGGCATCCCGATTGTCGATCACCAGAAAAAATTAGTAGGCATTCTCACCAATCGCGATTTACGATTTGAACGTGATGGGAAAAGGCCAGTGAGTGAAGTGATGACGAAAGAAAATCTGATTACCGCTCCAGAAGGCACGGATTTGAAAAAGGCAGAACGCATCCTCCAACAGCATAAGATTGAGAAATTACCCGTCGTGAATAAAAAAGGTGAGCTGGTGGGGTTAATTACGTATCGGGATATCTTACAATTGCAGAGTTATCCCCATGCCGTTAAAGATGGGCTGGGACGTCTGCTGGTGGGGGCTGCAGTTGGCATCACGGCCGATATGCTGGATCGGGTACAGGCTCTGGTGCAGGTGGGTGTGGATGTGGTAACGCTCGACAGTGCACACGGCCATTCGAAAGGCGTGATTGAAGCCCTGAAGAAAATCAAGAAAAATTTTCCCAAGCTGCCGGTTATTGCCGGGAATGTGGCCACAGGCGAAGGAGCTAAAGCCCTTGCTGAAGCTGGTGCCGATGCCGTAAAGGTGGGAGTGGGGCCGGGTTCTATCTGCACCACGCGGGTGGTGACGGGCGCGGGCATGCCTCAGCTTACGGCTATCATGGAAGCTGCCGATGCATTGAAAGGCACAGATATCCCCATCATCGCCGACGGGGGTATCCGATATACCGGTGATATGGTGAAAGCGCTTGCCGCCGGTGCATCGTGTATCATGGCCGGATCCATATTTGCCGGCACAGAAGAGAGTCCGGGTGAGACCATCATCTTCGAAGGCCGGAAGTTTAAATCTTATCGCGGCATGGGCTCCCTGGAGGCCATGGCAGAAGGCAGCAAGGATCGCTATTTTCAGGACGTGGAAGATGATATCAAGAAATTGGTCCCGGAGGGCATCGTGGGTCGTGTGCCTTACAAAGGGATGGTACATGAAGTCGTGCAGCAGTTTGTAGGTGGATTACGTGCAGGGATGGGCTATTGTGGCTGTCGGAACATACAGGAATTACAGCAGGCCAGGATGGTGAAAATTACACCCGCTACGGTGGTTGAGAATCATCCACACGACATCATCATCACCAATGAAGCGCCGAATTACTGGCGCCGATAA
- a CDS encoding DUF4105 domain-containing protein, which produces MHARSGIVLGLFISCLSLVAHARSAAPYPAPQYAGFVPSNGLRISVLTCGTGSELYTLFGHSAIRVVDSSRGFDLVFNYGTFDFSDPHFYWKFIRGKLLYFLSVEDFPSFYEEYVQDHRSVREQVLDLPESVKQQIEQALFINAQPEHRFYRYDFIFDNCTTRVRDLLQRAIDSNFQWHLREHESISFRRALHPYLRRVPWVELGINLLLGARADRLISGEEIMFLPDSLEWALAQASFAGRPLVQNQIVVYQPTRRPDDHSLLRPWMVMMLIGCWLIFYTWKANLLNPSFVIGMDQVCFFLIGCVGLFLAFMWWGTNHSMTKDNDQLIWASPLYLPFAIFLNRNKAWVRIFAGLMACCTGFYLTAGWLFAQKPIPVMIPFLIGIFIRLIAIYRQQAPYRVIRR; this is translated from the coding sequence ATGCATGCAAGATCTGGAATTGTACTCGGCCTGTTCATCAGCTGTTTAAGCCTGGTTGCACATGCAAGGTCTGCAGCACCTTATCCCGCCCCACAATATGCAGGGTTTGTCCCTTCAAACGGACTGCGCATCAGCGTGCTTACCTGTGGTACGGGTAGCGAATTATATACCCTGTTTGGCCACAGCGCCATTCGGGTTGTAGATAGTAGCAGGGGTTTTGACCTGGTTTTTAACTATGGCACATTTGACTTCAGCGATCCACATTTTTACTGGAAATTCATACGCGGCAAACTGTTGTATTTTCTTTCAGTTGAAGACTTCCCGTCATTTTACGAAGAATATGTGCAGGATCATCGCTCGGTAAGAGAGCAGGTGCTCGATTTGCCTGAATCCGTAAAACAACAGATAGAACAGGCACTTTTCATTAATGCACAACCTGAACATCGGTTTTATCGTTATGATTTTATATTCGATAATTGTACGACAAGGGTGAGAGATTTGCTTCAACGTGCCATCGACAGCAACTTTCAATGGCATTTGCGCGAACATGAAAGCATCAGCTTCAGGCGTGCACTGCATCCTTATTTGCGTCGTGTGCCCTGGGTGGAGCTGGGTATTAACCTCTTACTGGGTGCTCGTGCCGATCGGTTGATCAGTGGCGAGGAAATCATGTTTTTACCCGACTCACTTGAATGGGCGCTTGCTCAAGCAAGTTTTGCAGGGCGGCCGCTGGTGCAAAACCAGATTGTTGTTTATCAACCCACCCGTCGGCCTGATGATCATTCGCTGTTGAGACCCTGGATGGTGATGATGCTCATCGGTTGCTGGCTGATATTTTACACCTGGAAGGCAAACCTGTTGAATCCTTCTTTTGTAATCGGGATGGATCAGGTTTGTTTTTTTCTGATTGGATGTGTGGGGCTATTTCTCGCGTTTATGTGGTGGGGCACCAATCATAGCATGACAAAAGATAATGATCAGCTTATCTGGGCAAGCCCCCTGTATCTGCCTTTTGCCATTTTTTTGAATCGAAACAAAGCATGGGTAAGGATTTTTGCAGGGCTAATGGCATGCTGTACAGGGTTTTATCTCACGGCCGGATGGTTGTTTGCTCAGAAACCCATACCCGTGATGATCCCGTTTTTAATTGGTATCTTTATTAGGTTAATCGCTATTTATCGCCAACAAGCACCTTATCGGGTTATCCGTCGTTAA
- a CDS encoding alpha/beta hydrolase, whose protein sequence is MQKLLMHSQFGQISYEDAGTGPVLVLLHGFPFSSSIFQQLIAALSHTYRMIAPDFPGSGSTSVISSPEVASMELLAQLIKVILDQEKIEQCVLVGHSMGGYVAMAFAEAYPGRLKGLCLLHSTAYDDTEEKRQARVRSIQFIQTHGSALFLKQMIPGLFASHYVHTHPEEVNEIVKQSQRIPAEMLIAYYKAMMKRPDRSYVLRTLKTPVAFVFGKEDTSLLLDQALAQVSLPGDSTVHVLGQTGHMSMIEQPRLSRLLGYFMDYCETYLSGT, encoded by the coding sequence ATGCAGAAGTTGTTGATGCATTCGCAGTTTGGGCAAATCAGCTATGAAGATGCCGGTACGGGTCCCGTGCTGGTGTTACTGCATGGATTCCCGTTCAGCAGCAGCATATTTCAACAACTGATTGCTGCATTATCGCACACCTATCGGATGATTGCACCCGATTTTCCAGGTTCGGGTAGTACATCGGTGATTAGTTCTCCTGAAGTAGCCAGCATGGAATTATTAGCTCAGTTGATAAAGGTCATTCTGGATCAGGAAAAGATTGAGCAATGTGTGCTGGTCGGGCATTCTATGGGTGGTTATGTGGCCATGGCTTTTGCTGAGGCTTATCCCGGGCGATTGAAGGGCTTGTGTCTGTTACATTCTACCGCTTATGATGACACGGAAGAGAAACGACAAGCACGAGTTCGTTCCATACAGTTCATACAAACGCACGGCAGTGCATTGTTTTTAAAGCAGATGATACCCGGTTTATTTGCTTCGCATTATGTGCATACGCATCCTGAGGAGGTGAATGAAATTGTGAAGCAAAGTCAGCGTATTCCGGCGGAAATGTTGATTGCTTATTACAAAGCCATGATGAAAAGGCCCGACCGGAGTTATGTATTGCGTACGCTTAAAACGCCCGTAGCTTTTGTTTTTGGAAAAGAAGATACCAGTCTGTTGCTCGACCAGGCGCTTGCACAGGTAAGCTTGCCCGGCGACAGTACCGTGCACGTACTGGGGCAAACAGGCCATATGAGCATGATTGAACAGCCCAGGTTATCGCGCTTGTTGGGTTATTTTATGGATTATTGTGAAACCTACCTCTCCGGCACCTAA
- a CDS encoding PKD domain-containing protein: protein MRRWFIVGIWLATLVRPAFAHHIIGGVMYYDDAGSDRRGNHRYVVHLLLYRGCEPVDNNHADLDPNVSFTIFDKDKGNALYGTVSVTLNRREFRSDQHVDPCIVNPPTPCYQIGHYDITISLPVNQNGYVVAYQRCCRNDLIVNAYLPWDGATYFVELPGQVTGVVGDNSPRFDREEAILICANSKFSYDYSARDPDGDSLSYTFATAYEGGSLNDVSPAVADPPPYRPLSYVAPYSAAFPMGSQVSIDPRTGIISGIAPPAGTYVICVRVNEYRKGKLIGYIFKDFHLDVTDCHRLVTASIPAAFNKCESFTIPFINNSTTGRSYLWDFGDGSTSTAYQPTHTYADTGTYLVKLKVDPGSACGDSATSIARVYPVLKPDFRFSGQCTSAPTLFTDQSISTSGAIDYWRWDFGTGDTSRLPNPKYQFSRGNTYSVILTVGNDKGCRNADTQQVLIYQAPPISLTPDTDLCYRDTIALPASTLTPGSFSWTPVYNLLNPNSSAPRSYARKDTTYYVRFTDPNGCWNVDSIRVRVRDSIRVQAAPDTTICTGDPVTLSAVSDGRYVFTWILPPGQTIAHQLDTTYVPSSSSPFVIHAQLQSCVAQDTMQVRLVNYPVHAPFQEFSICYGDAATLTAANGVYYAWNPSSSVDQPNQPRTLAHPTDTTLYVVSKIDTLGCPKPTFDSIQVDVIPPVKVFAGNDTLITLGESFMLHGTSNVPGTYTWSPPDGLSDVHIPDPIASGTRDITYTLKVSTPIGCYGIDSIHVRYLKGPDIYVPTAFTPNGDGHNDVLRPFPVGIVKLDYFRVYNRWGELVFETSQYLQGWNGYYRGKPADPGGYVWVVKGEDERGRTFLKKGVAVLIR, encoded by the coding sequence ATGCGCAGGTGGTTTATCGTGGGCATCTGGCTGGCGACGCTTGTTCGCCCCGCCTTCGCACATCATATCATCGGCGGCGTGATGTATTATGATGATGCAGGTAGCGATAGACGTGGCAATCACCGTTATGTGGTGCATTTGCTCCTTTACCGGGGCTGTGAGCCTGTCGACAATAACCATGCGGATCTGGACCCGAATGTATCTTTCACCATTTTCGATAAAGACAAGGGAAATGCTTTATATGGGACGGTATCTGTTACCTTGAACAGGCGCGAGTTCCGGAGCGACCAGCATGTGGATCCCTGTATTGTGAATCCACCAACTCCCTGCTATCAGATTGGTCATTATGATATCACCATTAGTCTGCCCGTGAATCAGAATGGCTATGTAGTTGCTTATCAGCGTTGTTGCCGGAACGACCTGATTGTGAATGCCTATTTACCCTGGGATGGCGCCACTTATTTTGTGGAATTACCCGGACAGGTTACCGGAGTAGTGGGTGACAACAGTCCACGTTTTGATCGCGAGGAAGCCATCCTGATATGTGCGAATAGCAAGTTTAGCTATGATTATTCGGCTAGAGACCCGGATGGCGACTCGTTGAGCTATACATTTGCCACGGCCTACGAAGGGGGCAGTCTAAACGATGTATCGCCGGCGGTCGCCGATCCGCCGCCCTATCGGCCCCTATCTTATGTAGCGCCTTATAGTGCAGCTTTTCCCATGGGCTCGCAAGTCAGCATTGATCCACGTACGGGCATCATCTCAGGCATAGCTCCACCTGCAGGTACGTATGTGATTTGTGTTCGGGTAAATGAATATCGTAAGGGTAAACTCATCGGCTATATCTTCAAAGACTTTCATCTGGATGTAACCGATTGCCATCGACTGGTAACAGCCAGTATCCCTGCCGCATTCAACAAATGCGAAAGCTTCACCATCCCATTCATCAACAACAGTACAACGGGTCGCAGCTATCTCTGGGATTTTGGCGATGGAAGTACGTCGACGGCCTATCAACCCACACATACCTATGCGGATACCGGTACTTATCTCGTGAAATTGAAGGTTGATCCCGGCTCGGCCTGTGGTGACAGTGCCACCAGCATTGCCCGGGTATATCCGGTATTGAAACCCGATTTTCGTTTTTCGGGGCAATGTACCTCGGCGCCCACCCTGTTTACCGATCAATCTATCTCTACTTCGGGGGCAATTGATTACTGGCGCTGGGATTTTGGCACGGGCGACACTTCCCGCCTGCCCAATCCGAAATATCAATTTTCTCGCGGGAATACGTATTCCGTGATCCTCACCGTGGGCAACGACAAGGGCTGCAGGAATGCCGATACCCAGCAGGTGCTCATTTATCAGGCGCCGCCCATCAGCCTGACGCCCGACACCGATCTCTGCTACCGGGACACGATTGCCCTGCCGGCCAGCACGCTCACACCCGGCAGTTTCAGCTGGACGCCGGTTTATAACCTGCTGAATCCGAATTCGTCGGCGCCGCGCAGCTATGCCCGCAAGGACACCACTTATTACGTGCGCTTCACGGATCCCAACGGCTGCTGGAATGTCGATTCCATCCGGGTTCGGGTCAGGGATTCCATTCGGGTGCAGGCTGCTCCGGATACCACCATCTGCACGGGCGACCCGGTTACCCTGTCGGCCGTAAGCGATGGCAGGTATGTGTTTACCTGGATTTTACCTCCCGGACAGACAATTGCGCACCAGCTCGATACCACTTATGTGCCTTCCAGTTCATCGCCGTTTGTGATTCATGCGCAGCTGCAGAGTTGTGTGGCTCAGGACACCATGCAGGTGCGACTCGTCAACTATCCGGTTCATGCGCCTTTTCAGGAATTCAGCATCTGTTACGGAGATGCGGCCACACTCACCGCCGCCAACGGCGTGTATTATGCCTGGAATCCATCCAGTAGCGTGGACCAGCCCAACCAGCCGCGCACGCTGGCCCATCCTACCGATACCACCCTCTATGTGGTAAGTAAAATCGACACCCTGGGTTGCCCCAAGCCCACATTCGACAGTATTCAGGTAGATGTGATTCCTCCGGTGAAAGTATTTGCCGGCAACGACACACTCATTACACTGGGAGAAAGTTTTATGCTGCATGGCACCAGCAACGTGCCCGGCACCTATACCTGGTCGCCTCCCGATGGGTTAAGCGATGTGCATATCCCTGATCCCATTGCTTCGGGCACGCGCGATATCACCTATACCCTTAAGGTATCAACCCCGATCGGCTGCTATGGAATCGACAGCATCCATGTGCGCTATTTAAAAGGGCCCGATATTTATGTGCCTACGGCTTTCACACCCAATGGCGATGGACACAACGATGTGTTGCGGCCCTTCCCCGTGGGCATCGTGAAGCTCGATTATTTCCGCGTGTACAACCGCTGGGGTGAACTGGTGTTTGAAACTTCGCAATATTTACAGGGCTGGAATGGTTATTACAGGGGTAAACCCGCCGATCCCGGCGGCTATGTGTGGGTGGTGAAAGGCGAAGATGAGCGCGGCCGCACTTTCTTAAAAAAAGGCGTGGCCGTGTTGATCCGATGA
- a CDS encoding LuxR C-terminal-related transcriptional regulator → MKIPDSIFFSRYFASTHVMACLLDLTTRNMVWCNDTFKNHIGYIPTEQERTSIYAWRRMVHPDDWPVILHIMKCIGSGHEICAGIFRLTGADAQAHWTCGLFYHLVNSAAAYLFIRLFPSGLIVNTPDQLQKWIDHLNGKDVARERYRLTRTERLILCLLAEGMTHVEIAQQLHRSLHTIRTHVAHIKAKCQLHHSTQLIALAHRMGLHAEIPENKHSSDQHGHAFF, encoded by the coding sequence ATGAAAATCCCTGATTCCATCTTCTTTTCCCGCTATTTTGCATCAACCCATGTCATGGCCTGTCTGCTTGATCTTACTACCCGAAATATGGTATGGTGTAACGATACTTTCAAAAACCATATCGGATATATACCGACGGAGCAGGAAAGAACAAGCATTTACGCCTGGAGACGAATGGTGCATCCGGATGATTGGCCGGTTATTTTGCATATCATGAAATGCATCGGAAGCGGACATGAGATTTGTGCAGGTATCTTCAGGCTGACCGGTGCAGATGCACAAGCGCATTGGACGTGTGGACTATTTTATCATCTGGTTAATTCTGCTGCTGCATACCTTTTTATTCGACTATTTCCATCTGGTTTGATCGTCAACACGCCCGATCAGTTGCAAAAATGGATTGATCACCTGAACGGAAAGGATGTTGCACGTGAAAGATATCGACTCACGCGTACGGAGCGGCTTATACTCTGTTTATTAGCTGAGGGTATGACCCATGTAGAAATCGCTCAACAGTTGCATCGGAGTTTACACACCATACGCACGCACGTAGCACATATCAAAGCGAAATGTCAGCTGCATCACAGTACCCAGCTCATTGCGCTGGCTCATCGCATGGGCCTCCATGCAGAAATACCGGAAAACAAACATTCATCGGATCAACACGGCCACGCCTTTTTTTAA
- a CDS encoding carboxypeptidase regulatory-like domain-containing protein gives MKQSLLLGLCMMGFCFGSVAQVKLYGKIVDSTDQHPLPYAAVVVHALYPAEHLWASVTTDSSGYFSLMVDTGVYRLDVSFIGYRSQQRRLMILPGQHSLDLHVIPLVPTPTQLPSLQVKASRPVLQFAPGAILYEVQNDPRTIGRNGLEILGMAPLVSVSAGSGIRLKGSTNFLLQINGKDAKAMAGNISQFLESLRQDQIERIDIITNPSVRYSAEGTAGIINIVLKKPTKDIFGSASTGFEWENWKDRLCCKWN, from the coding sequence ATGAAACAAAGTTTACTTCTGGGTTTGTGCATGATGGGTTTTTGCTTCGGCTCGGTTGCTCAGGTGAAGCTTTATGGAAAAATTGTGGATTCCACGGACCAGCATCCGCTTCCTTATGCTGCTGTGGTTGTACACGCCCTGTATCCGGCAGAGCATCTGTGGGCCTCTGTTACTACAGATAGTTCGGGATATTTCAGCCTGATGGTGGATACGGGGGTCTATCGCCTGGACGTATCTTTCATCGGTTATCGATCGCAACAACGTCGGCTGATGATTTTGCCCGGTCAGCACAGCCTGGATTTGCATGTGATTCCCCTGGTTCCTACGCCCACCCAGCTACCCTCCCTGCAGGTAAAAGCCAGTCGACCCGTATTGCAATTTGCACCTGGAGCCATTTTGTATGAAGTGCAGAACGATCCGCGTACCATCGGTCGGAATGGGCTGGAAATACTCGGTATGGCACCACTGGTTAGTGTGAGTGCAGGAAGCGGCATTCGACTGAAAGGAAGCACGAACTTTCTGTTACAGATCAACGGCAAGGATGCTAAAGCAATGGCCGGAAATATCAGCCAGTTCCTGGAAAGCCTCAGGCAGGACCAGATTGAGCGCATTGATATCATCACCAACCCCTCCGTACGCTATTCGGCAGAAGGCACCGCAGGCATCATCAACATCGTACTGAAAAAGCCGACGAAGGATATTTTTGGCTCCGCTTCAACCGGTTTTGAATGGGAAAATTGGAAAGATCGGTTATGCTGTAAATGGAATTGA
- a CDS encoding outer membrane beta-barrel family protein, which translates to MVLMTTPRRNNFYGTAMLSDELTKKDILNLNIQTFLGNGNMQHTFNTQAHTISIDNAILYHTLTISTDWQHQMDSLHSWVFSYQWDRLQDNNDIQQNFVSSFSKGHSDEHAFQLDLKGKRFEYGAKIDLRKLHAHYDSPVSSNQQIVFTQNIYAAYVSYQQTLGAYHLQAGVREEYAYLQGVQQQQILFSQHQPDLFPSVSIDRSWKQEKYNLSFGYNRRINRPQLYYLNPFINTSNPYQLSSGNVSLLPELTDNVELRFTLQNQKGHYQIFSLSYARTHHSIEDVYFPLNDSVLRSVYLNVPVANLWGLSWYTSLTVFGHIQSTLSANFYWLYYPSTDVVADTTLIPLSQQGCYGSVRLDLHGMWLKKFRWSVSTEYTLADGYVQGRSAGFFCADGMLIFPFLKNKFMAFAAVRQPFFHTYIARTYLKTANVFDETSRLTTPQRRLFFGLQYNFGKPYQTRRPTRQKIQLEDKKTKSLQEIIH; encoded by the coding sequence ATGGTACTTATGACGACTCCCCGGCGCAACAATTTTTATGGTACGGCCATGTTGAGTGATGAGCTCACGAAAAAAGATATCCTGAATCTGAACATCCAGACTTTTTTAGGCAACGGAAATATGCAACATACCTTCAACACACAGGCCCATACGATAAGCATCGACAATGCGATTCTATATCATACCTTAACCATTTCTACCGACTGGCAACATCAAATGGATTCCCTGCATTCATGGGTGTTTTCTTATCAATGGGATCGACTGCAGGATAATAATGATATTCAACAAAACTTTGTTTCATCTTTCAGCAAAGGGCATTCAGATGAACATGCTTTTCAGCTTGATCTCAAAGGCAAACGTTTTGAATATGGTGCGAAGATAGACCTCAGAAAACTGCACGCACATTATGATTCACCCGTATCATCCAATCAGCAGATTGTATTTACACAAAATATTTATGCTGCTTATGTTTCTTATCAACAAACCTTAGGTGCTTATCATCTGCAGGCCGGTGTCCGTGAAGAGTATGCATATCTTCAGGGCGTACAGCAACAGCAAATCTTATTCTCGCAACATCAGCCCGATTTGTTTCCATCCGTATCGATCGATAGAAGCTGGAAGCAAGAAAAATATAATCTTTCCTTTGGGTACAACAGGCGCATCAATCGTCCACAGTTGTATTATCTCAATCCATTTATCAATACATCCAATCCCTATCAACTCAGCAGCGGCAATGTTTCATTGCTGCCTGAACTCACCGATAATGTAGAATTGCGTTTTACACTGCAAAATCAGAAAGGCCATTATCAGATTTTTTCACTCAGCTATGCGCGTACCCATCACAGCATTGAAGATGTGTATTTTCCGCTCAATGATTCGGTGTTGCGCAGTGTTTATCTCAATGTCCCCGTGGCGAATCTCTGGGGTTTATCGTGGTATACCAGTCTGACTGTCTTCGGGCATATCCAGAGCACCCTGTCGGCCAATTTTTATTGGTTGTATTATCCGTCGACTGATGTAGTGGCCGATACTACGCTGATACCGCTCAGCCAGCAAGGATGTTATGGCTCTGTTCGACTTGACCTGCATGGTATGTGGCTGAAAAAATTCAGGTGGTCGGTATCCACGGAATATACCTTAGCCGATGGGTATGTGCAGGGCAGGAGCGCAGGATTTTTTTGTGCGGATGGGATGTTGATTTTCCCATTCCTGAAAAATAAGTTTATGGCTTTCGCGGCAGTGCGACAACCTTTCTTTCATACATATATTGCACGCACGTATTTGAAAACAGCCAATGTATTCGACGAAACAAGTCGGCTCACCACGCCTCAACGCAGATTGTTTTTTGGATTGCAGTACAATTTTGGCAAGCCCTATCAAACGCGTCGGCCGACCCGTCAGAAGATTCAGCTTGAGGATAAAAAAACCAAATCCCTGCAGGAAATCATTCATTGA
- a CDS encoding class I SAM-dependent methyltransferase translates to MNASIQQAYNLWAAQYDTQINETRDLEAVAFRTINGNKKMEHALEIGCGTGKNTLHLLKLAAHVTAVDFSRSMLQVARTKIHAPHVAFVEADILQEWTFAHHVYDWIGFSLVLEHVENLAPLFRKAAAVAAPHARLYIGELHPFRQYLGGKANFDTPEGNQVIPAFTHHVSDFITAAQQNGWQMIDMREWFDEPERTSPPRIISFLFEKKASEINE, encoded by the coding sequence ATGAACGCAAGCATACAACAGGCTTACAATCTCTGGGCGGCGCAATATGATACCCAGATCAATGAAACCCGAGACCTGGAGGCAGTGGCCTTCCGAACCATTAATGGCAACAAAAAGATGGAACATGCACTGGAAATTGGCTGTGGGACGGGGAAAAACACCCTGCACCTGCTCAAGCTGGCAGCACATGTCACGGCGGTAGATTTTTCGAGGAGCATGCTTCAAGTTGCACGAACCAAGATTCATGCTCCTCATGTGGCATTCGTTGAGGCCGATATCCTGCAGGAATGGACGTTTGCGCATCATGTATACGATTGGATTGGCTTCAGTCTGGTGCTGGAACATGTGGAAAATTTAGCTCCGCTTTTTCGGAAAGCGGCTGCCGTAGCGGCTCCACATGCCCGGCTTTATATCGGTGAGCTGCATCCGTTCAGGCAATACCTGGGCGGAAAAGCTAATTTCGATACGCCCGAAGGTAATCAGGTTATTCCTGCTTTCACGCATCATGTCTCTGATTTCATCACAGCAGCCCAACAGAATGGATGGCAGATGATTGACATGCGGGAGTGGTTCGATGAGCCCGAGCGCACTTCTCCACCCCGTATCATCAGCTTTCTCTTTGAGAAAAAAGCATCGGAAATCAATGAATGA
- a CDS encoding SDR family oxidoreductase, with product MSRIVCITGATSGIGQACAARYAEAGDKLIITGRRADRLQQLQAEWQERYGIQVLALPVDMRHREQVERAFQDLPEDWRQVDILINNAGLALGLTPLHEGDPADWDTMIDTNIKGLLYVTRVIAPGMISRRKGHIVNIGSTAAKDTYPNGNVYCATKRAVEALSEAMRIDFLPYGIKVTAVHPGAVETEFSVVRFKGDTRRAAQVYQGFQPLTADDVAEVIFYCTSLPPHVCINDLVLTPTAQANAHFIHKNG from the coding sequence ATGTCTCGAATTGTTTGTATTACCGGAGCCACATCGGGTATCGGTCAAGCCTGTGCAGCGCGTTATGCAGAGGCGGGCGATAAGCTGATCATCACGGGCAGAAGGGCCGACCGGCTCCAGCAATTGCAGGCCGAATGGCAGGAACGCTACGGCATACAGGTGCTGGCGCTGCCTGTAGATATGCGGCATCGTGAGCAGGTAGAACGGGCTTTTCAGGATTTGCCGGAAGATTGGCGGCAGGTGGATATCCTGATTAACAATGCGGGGCTGGCGCTGGGATTGACGCCCTTGCATGAGGGGGATCCGGCCGACTGGGATACGATGATCGATACCAATATTAAGGGATTGCTCTATGTTACGCGCGTGATAGCTCCGGGTATGATCAGCCGGCGAAAGGGGCACATCGTGAATATCGGTTCCACGGCAGCTAAAGATACGTACCCGAACGGCAATGTATACTGTGCCACCAAACGAGCGGTGGAAGCGCTTTCCGAGGCCATGCGAATCGATTTCCTGCCCTACGGCATTAAAGTCACGGCCGTACATCCCGGGGCGGTGGAAACGGAATTCTCCGTGGTGCGATTTAAAGGTGATACCCGGCGTGCCGCCCAGGTTTATCAGGGTTTTCAGCCGCTTACCGCCGACGATGTAGCCGAAGTGATTTTTTACTGTACCAGTCTGCCGCCACATGTTTGCATCAACGACCTGGTGCTCACGCCCACCGCGCAGGCCAATGCACATTTCATTCATAAAAACGGCTGA